In a single window of the Biomphalaria glabrata chromosome 13, xgBioGlab47.1, whole genome shotgun sequence genome:
- the LOC106061189 gene encoding cyclin N-terminal domain-containing protein 1-like isoform X1 yields the protein MSVNRSRSSHSLYNNAIFGTPTEPLFNNEENGICPEILQDWLDNMALMNARDIETATVTQNIFSHGSWSECVFLMCDRFELPCQAKYAALEIFDRFMLKHLQDLYSHVQNTKSVRKKSDWECILERVKNQAFLRILSCCQIASKLNSHYKVITVKKAKRCLQDAGYSYSCESILQSEMRVLKTLYYTIPKTSCLDYIEILLELLGQNLGKDTLDLKVYHDTAIKILTFVCLHRHSIYDRLYVITAAIGAAALASSQEQRLKLAEVKMDKMLLSATVVVAAVHLNDDRLTEEVMIQLNKINGVPIQDLQDFMKVILEMIQLKITSFKKWNTKM from the exons atgtcagtaaatagatctagatcctctCACTCTCTGTATAACAATGCTATTTTCGGGACTCCAACTGAACCATTATTCAACAATGAAGAAAATGGTATATGTCCAGAAATTCTTCAAGACTGGCTTGATAACATGGCGTTAATGAATGCAAGAGATATTGAAACTGCAACAGTAACACAG AATATTTTCTCCCATGGTAGCTGGTCAGAGTGTGTGTTTCTGATGTGTGACAGGTTTGAGCTCCCTTGTCAAGCTAAATATGCAGCACTGGAAATATTTGACAG ATTTATGTTGAAACATTTACAAGATTTGTATAGCCATGTACAAAACACCAAAAGCGTCAGAAAGAAGAGTGACTGGGAGTGCATTTTGGAGAGAGTAAAAAACCAAGCTTTTCTCCGCATCCTGTCTTGTTGTCAAATAGCTAGCAAACTCAACTCACACTAtaag GTGATCACAGTGAAAAAAGCTAAGCGTTGCCTCCAAGATGCTGGGTACAGTTATTCCTGCGAAAGTATTCTACAATCTGAAATGAGAGTTCTCAAAACATTGTACTACACTATTCCAAAGACCAGTTGCTTAGACTATATTGAAATTCTGTTAGAATTGTTAG GCCAGAATTTGGGAAAAGATACATTAGACCTCAAAGTTTACCATGATACAGCCATTAAGATTTTAACTTTTGTCTGCTTACATAGACACAGCATTTATGATAGGCTGTATGTTATAACTGCTGCCATTGGGGCAGCAGCACTGGCCTCTTCCCAGGAACAAAG ATTGAAACTGGCTGAAGTTAAAATGGACAAAATGTTGCTGTCTGCAACTGTTGTGGTTGCTGCTGTTCATTTAAATGATGACAGACTTACTGAAGAG GTTATGATTCAACTCAACAAAATCAATGGGGTTCCTATTCAAGATTTGCAGGACTTCATGAAAGTCATCCTGGAAATGATACAGCTGAAGATTACTTCCTTCAAAAAATGGAACACTAAGATGTAA
- the LOC106061187 gene encoding E3 ubiquitin-protein ligase TRAIP-like: MRAQCCICSDLFENSPSVNIAAAPCGHTFHEACLMRWMENSSTCPSCRTPVKRNLIIKRLFFDSADDHTQDDDTDRLLNQLGNLKAQLSEKEKKESELKESRDLYRHQLSASESLCAELTTKLNQKHDQIDMLQKTLAYTQKENAAYLEEMKEFHKTRKKLLDLETIDSMLKGCDPEIRDIVRQYNDGGESSVKTLASMLTVLRQEYNKVLSDKKGLLTKVSTLQKKVGHYHAAAKSYREKELELKAELEKAYESLTKSEKENNEKRRKLVHLRNALRYNKTEGSQSFHQALNEDSPNVAFTPPPSASSDDLDLTPPQVPEIPQSPDLFDSPASPPPSHRTGDFETPKLKFFKVPTAKEKFQAAKKAKIENEDAPKIPSTFYSIMQKKVTGVSNSRAHVPSVITRGYDGFGGSTNFVQPLGPPKSQIQKKLHCVKLKKAHSGPPNLLNNQRLLKDCVQNVPMSLSLGATIDNETSTSKESSCCTSLPGKEQVKAKSGFLYNKMSFTSSRHILSSVPKLTSDNDIIDLT; this comes from the exons ATGAGGGCTCAGTGCTGTATTTGCTCAGATCTGTTTGAAAATTCACCAAGTGTGAACATTGCTGCAGCACCATGTGGTCACACGTTCCACGAGGCTTGCTTAATGCGTTGGATGGAAAATTCCTCCACCTGTCCCAGTTGCCGAACACCTGTTAAGAGAAATCta ataattAAACGTTTATTCTTTGACTCTGCTGATGACCATACACAAGATGATGACACAGACAGACTATTAAACCAACTTGGCAACCTTAAA GCTCAACtgagtgaaaaagaaaaaaaagagtcagaGCTGAAAGAGTCTAGAGATTTGTATAGGCATCAACTGTCAGCTTCAGAGTCTCTGTGTGCTGAACTAACAACAAAATTGAACCAAAAGCATGATCAGATTGATATGCTTCAGAAGACTCTTGCTTATACACAGAAAGAAAATGCAGCTTATTTGGAAGAAATGAAAGAGTTTCACAAGACAAGGAAAAAACTTTTGGATCTAGAAACTATTGACTCAATGTTAAAag GCTGTGATCCAGAGAtcagagatattgtaagacagTACAATGATGGTGGAGAGTCTTCTGTTAAAACTTTAGCTAGTATGTTAACAGTATTAAGACAAGAATATAATAAG GTCCTGAGTGACAAGAAAGGGCTGCTGACCAAGGTGTCCACATTACAGAAGAAAGTTGGACATTACCATGCTGCTGCCAAAAGTTATAGAGAAAAAGAGCTGGAGCTGAAGGCAGAGCTGGAGAAGGCCTATGAAAGTCTGACAAAA tcagaaaaagaaaacaatgaaaaGAGAAGGAAACTTGTTCACCTGCGCAATGCTCTGCGCTATAATAAAACAGAAGGCAGCCAAAGCTTTCACCAAGCTTTGAATGAGGACAGCCCCAATGTGGCATTCACGCCTCCTCCTTCAGCCAGCTCTGATGATCTGGACCTCACTCCTCCCCAAGTTCCAGAGATACCACAGAGTCCTGACCTATTTGACAGCCCAGCATCTCCCCCGCCATCACACAGAACGGGAGACTTTGAAACCcccaagttgaaatttttcaaAGTTCCTACAGCCAAGGAAAAGTTTCAGGCAGCCAAAAAGGCAAAGATTGAAAATGAGGATGCCCCTAAAATACCATCAACTTTTTATTCCATCATGCAGAAAAAAGTGACAGGTGTGTCGAACTCTCGTGCACATGTGCCATCTGTTATTACTCGTGGCTATGACGGATTTGGGGGTTCAACTAACTTTGTTCAACCTCTAGGTCCTCCCAAATCACAGATTCAAAAGAAGCTACACTGCGTTAAACTAAAGAAAGCTCACTCAGGTCCACCCAATTTACTGAACAACCAGAGACTTCTAAAAGATTGTGTTCAGAATGTGCCTATGTCTTTGTCACTTGGCGCTACCATTGACAATGAAACTTCAACAAGCAAGGAATCATCATGCTGCACATCATTACCTGGTAAAGAACAAGTGAAAGCCAAGAGTGGGTTTTTGTATAACAAGATGTCCTTCACATCTTCTAGGCATATACTTTCCTCAGTTCCTAAATTGACTTCTGACAATGACATAATTGATTTGACATGA
- the LOC106061186 gene encoding uncharacterized protein LOC106061186 produces MTPRSPWDRMKTKNFYMILVLVAVSTITLWILSSPSPNFQTIVSKTQSGIIRASNIQIREKELTVDPVYLKRLGFTADVNAQNIEETGYSESSVISTESDFVPLLKDSYGLPVIASGVKPDLFPEAVVLMNSIKSLLPHYKTVLYDLGVSASEQLLLNKHCNVSWNCETRVFKFDKYPSHVKYLNIKSYRPLCIQEMLHRYGAVIWVDDGYYFTESNLTLSLTRAKEFGLQGWPLKDPTSSFTHPKMFKFFNMDQNSYFFQHAIEASHLMVFNTEKVSKDVMLPWVKCALMEECISPPGAQDSGCNYFRKPLFKYTGCHKYDMSALNVILGIAFKFDEEPYTNREKLFGNLLDDQLRAENKTRPEYEIRWAMSRQINV; encoded by the exons ATGACACCCCGCTCGCCCTGGGATCGAATGAAGACTAAAAACTTTTATATGATACTAGTTTTAGTGGCGGTATCAACTATAACATTGTGGATACTTTCTTCTCCATCTCCAAACTTTCAAACGATTGTCAGCAAAACACAGTCTGGAATCATACGTGCTTCTAATATTCAAATAAGAG AAAAGGAATTAACTGTCGATCCAGTTTACTTGAAAAGACTTGGATTCACAGCAGATGTAAATGCTCAGAACATTGAAGAAACGGGCTATTCTGAAAGCTCAGTGATTAGCACTGAATCTGATTTTGTACCATTGCTGAAAGATAGCTATGGGCTCCCTGTCATTGCCAGTGGAGTAAAACCTGATCTGTTTCCAGAGGCAGTCGTGCTCATGAACTCAATAAAATCCCTTCTTCCACATTACAAAACTGTGTTATATGACCTGGGCGTATCAGCTTCAGAACAACTCTTG ctCAACAAACATTGTAATGTGAGTTGGAATTGTGAAACTAGAGTCTTCAAATTTGACAAATATCCATCTCatgtgaaatatttaaatataaagagTTACAGACCACTCTGTATACAG GAGATGCTGCATAGGTATGGAGCTGTGATCTGGGTTGATGATGGATATTATTTTACTGAGAGCAATCTGACTCTTTCCTTGACTCGTGCTAAAGAGTTTGGTCTCCAAGGTTGGCCTTTGAAAGATCCTACCTCTTCTTTTACTCATCCAAAAATGTTCAAGTTTTTCAACATGGATCAGAACTCTTACTTCTTTCAG CATGCTATAGAAGCCTCACATCTGATGGTATTCAACACAGAAAAAGTAAGCAAAGATGTTATGCTACCCTGGGTGAAATGTGCCCTGATGGAGGAATGCATCAGCCCACCCGGAGCCCAAGACTCTGGCTGCAACTATTTCAGGAAGCCCCTTTTCAAGTATACTGGCTGCCATAAGTATGATATGTCTGCACTGAATGTCATATTAGGGATTGCCTTCAAGTTTGATGAGGAGCCATACACTAATAGGGAAAAGCTGTTTGGCAACTTATTGGATGACCAGTTAAGAGCTGAGAACAAAACTAGGCCTGAGTATGAAATAAGGTGGGCCATGAGCAGGCAGATAAATGTTTAG
- the LOC106061189 gene encoding cyclin N-terminal domain-containing protein 1-like isoform X2, with the protein MCDRFELPCQAKYAALEIFDRFMLKHLQDLYSHVQNTKSVRKKSDWECILERVKNQAFLRILSCCQIASKLNSHYKVITVKKAKRCLQDAGYSYSCESILQSEMRVLKTLYYTIPKTSCLDYIEILLELLGQNLGKDTLDLKVYHDTAIKILTFVCLHRHSIYDRLYVITAAIGAAALASSQEQRLKLAEVKMDKMLLSATVVVAAVHLNDDRLTEEVMIQLNKINGVPIQDLQDFMKVILEMIQLKITSFKKWNTKM; encoded by the exons ATGTGTGACAGGTTTGAGCTCCCTTGTCAAGCTAAATATGCAGCACTGGAAATATTTGACAG ATTTATGTTGAAACATTTACAAGATTTGTATAGCCATGTACAAAACACCAAAAGCGTCAGAAAGAAGAGTGACTGGGAGTGCATTTTGGAGAGAGTAAAAAACCAAGCTTTTCTCCGCATCCTGTCTTGTTGTCAAATAGCTAGCAAACTCAACTCACACTAtaag GTGATCACAGTGAAAAAAGCTAAGCGTTGCCTCCAAGATGCTGGGTACAGTTATTCCTGCGAAAGTATTCTACAATCTGAAATGAGAGTTCTCAAAACATTGTACTACACTATTCCAAAGACCAGTTGCTTAGACTATATTGAAATTCTGTTAGAATTGTTAG GCCAGAATTTGGGAAAAGATACATTAGACCTCAAAGTTTACCATGATACAGCCATTAAGATTTTAACTTTTGTCTGCTTACATAGACACAGCATTTATGATAGGCTGTATGTTATAACTGCTGCCATTGGGGCAGCAGCACTGGCCTCTTCCCAGGAACAAAG ATTGAAACTGGCTGAAGTTAAAATGGACAAAATGTTGCTGTCTGCAACTGTTGTGGTTGCTGCTGTTCATTTAAATGATGACAGACTTACTGAAGAG GTTATGATTCAACTCAACAAAATCAATGGGGTTCCTATTCAAGATTTGCAGGACTTCATGAAAGTCATCCTGGAAATGATACAGCTGAAGATTACTTCCTTCAAAAAATGGAACACTAAGATGTAA